A region of the Nitrospirota bacterium genome:
AGAAGGACATCGAGGCCCTCAAGGGCAGGGGTGTGCATCCCGGACTCGCCGTCGTCCTGGTGGGAGAGGACCCGGCCTCGATGAAATACGTCGCCAACAAGGAGAAGACCTGCGAGAGCCTGGGCATCGCCAGCCTGGGGCACAAGCTCTCCGTCGACACCTCCCAGTTCGAGCTCCTGAGGCTCGTCGGCGACCTGAACGCCGACCCCCGGGTGCACGGCATACTGGTGCAGCTTCCCCTTCCCAAGCACCTCGACGAGAAAGAGGTCATGCACGCCATCGCACCGGAGAAGGACGTGGACGGCTTCGGCCCGGATTCTCTGGGCCGGCTGCTCCTGGACGAGCCGGGGTTCGTCCCCTGCACGCCCCACGGCGCCATGAAGATGCTGGAGGCCTACGGCATCGACCCCAAGGGCAAGCACGCCGTGGTGGTGGGCAGAAGCGTCATCGTGGGCAAGCCCCTCTCGCTGCTGCTTCTGAGAAAACACGCCACGGTCACCATCTGCCACAGCCGCACTCCCGACCTCGACGACATGTGCCGCACCGCCGACATCCTGTGCGTGGCCGTGGGCCGTGCCCAGATGGTCAAGGGCGACTGGGTGAAGGAAGGCGCCGCGGTCATCGACGTTGGCATTAACGTTACTCCGGAGGGTAGACTAGTGGGAGACGTCGAATTCGAGGCCGCCAAGGAAAGAGCGGCCTACATCACCC
Encoded here:
- the folD gene encoding bifunctional methylenetetrahydrofolate dehydrogenase/methenyltetrahydrofolate cyclohydrolase FolD; amino-acid sequence: MAAELIDGKKVAQDVKDGLKKDIEALKGRGVHPGLAVVLVGEDPASMKYVANKEKTCESLGIASLGHKLSVDTSQFELLRLVGDLNADPRVHGILVQLPLPKHLDEKEVMHAIAPEKDVDGFGPDSLGRLLLDEPGFVPCTPHGAMKMLEAYGIDPKGKHAVVVGRSVIVGKPLSLLLLRKHATVTICHSRTPDLDDMCRTADILCVAVGRAQMVKGDWVKEGAAVIDVGINVTPEGRLVGDVEFEAAKERAAYITPVPGGAGPMTIAMLMYNTVQAAKMAAGMEVTV